In one Saccharibacillus brassicae genomic region, the following are encoded:
- a CDS encoding distal tail protein Dit produces the protein MIDATANGVSFRSIGLGLIKHNIPVLPPTRDYNVQLAGRDGEIDFGSDYGPRVINLECVVMAEDTTLDYHRRVAQVAALFNAKRGDIAFTFDDLPDRTYHGRYAGTMDIEKLLFDGMVTIPVKMHDPFPRAPERIKELTITESPRTIPVESDSDVGAQPVIVLTNIGTNTIRGLTFKNEYIRE, from the coding sequence ATGATCGACGCGACCGCAAACGGCGTCAGCTTCCGCTCGATCGGCCTCGGCTTGATCAAGCACAATATTCCGGTCCTCCCGCCGACGCGCGATTACAACGTGCAGCTTGCCGGGCGGGATGGGGAGATCGACTTTGGCAGCGACTACGGGCCTCGGGTCATCAACCTGGAATGCGTGGTTATGGCCGAAGATACGACACTCGATTATCACCGCAGAGTCGCCCAAGTGGCGGCTCTTTTTAATGCAAAAAGGGGCGACATCGCCTTCACCTTCGATGATCTGCCGGACCGGACCTATCACGGCCGGTACGCCGGCACGATGGACATCGAGAAGCTGCTGTTCGACGGCATGGTAACGATCCCGGTCAAAATGCACGATCCATTCCCGCGCGCGCCGGAACGTATCAAAGAGCTGACGATCACCGAGTCGCCGCGGACCATCCCGGTTGAGTCCGATTCCGACGTCGGCGCGCAGCCGGTGATTGTGCTGACGAATATCGGGACGAACACGATCCGCGGGCTGACCTTCAAAAACGAATATATCAGGGAGTGA
- a CDS encoding phage distal tail protein, translating into MFNTSPFGRTPFGRAASLEIALAVTFETQTEFEARINVEAPLFAIFETQTEMEASFIRESALQATIETQIEMLAQIVREMLIGAEFEMQTEMLAKVVRARVEEIRFTGDFPPGARIEIDSTEMTVTINGENALHLMEGDFLELIRGVNTLTYSDKEAQRSVLTRITHKDKYLY; encoded by the coding sequence GTGTTTAATACAAGCCCATTCGGGCGTACACCGTTCGGCCGGGCCGCTTCGCTTGAGATTGCGCTGGCCGTAACTTTTGAGACGCAAACGGAATTTGAAGCGAGGATAAACGTCGAGGCGCCGCTATTCGCCATTTTCGAAACGCAGACCGAAATGGAAGCTTCATTTATTCGGGAGAGCGCACTTCAGGCCACGATTGAGACGCAAATTGAAATGCTGGCGCAGATCGTCCGCGAAATGCTGATTGGCGCCGAGTTTGAAATGCAGACGGAAATGCTTGCCAAAGTCGTGCGGGCGCGAGTGGAAGAAATCCGATTTACCGGAGATTTCCCGCCGGGCGCGCGAATCGAAATCGACTCGACCGAAATGACTGTCACGATCAACGGCGAGAACGCGCTGCACCTCATGGAAGGCGACTTCCTTGAGCTGATCCGCGGGGTCAACACGCTGACGTACTCCGACAAGGAAGCGCAGCGCTCGGTCTTGACGCGGATCACGCACAAAGACAAATACCTGTACTGA
- a CDS encoding phage tail fiber protein, with protein sequence MQISNWLSAQVLNSMLRGVAFSPPAGCYVALYKSDPTAADTGQEVAGNGYERQVVAFTAAAVENGKQTTKNTADIEFPIFTGDVGLITHIGLRTAKTGGNLLFSRPLDNAKTFLANDKVKMYKDSIVVRFGQ encoded by the coding sequence ATGCAAATTTCGAACTGGCTGTCTGCGCAGGTGCTCAATTCGATGCTGCGCGGCGTGGCCTTCTCGCCGCCAGCGGGGTGCTATGTAGCGCTCTACAAGTCGGACCCAACCGCGGCCGATACCGGGCAAGAAGTTGCAGGGAACGGGTACGAGCGGCAGGTGGTAGCTTTTACGGCAGCCGCCGTCGAGAACGGCAAACAAACGACCAAAAATACAGCGGACATTGAATTTCCCATTTTCACAGGCGATGTCGGACTGATCACTCATATCGGGCTGCGCACGGCAAAAACAGGCGGGAACTTGCTGTTTTCGCGGCCGCTCGATAACGCCAAAACCTTTTTGGCCAACGACAAAGTAAAAATGTACAAAGATAGTATCGTCGTCCGTTTCGGACAGTAA
- a CDS encoding phage tail protein yields the protein MQKQKYLESFDKNRRRIGILKDVDPSSVQRQRRINSDYELTFTVPMQSADYREKILMKGHVRDERGQYYVINGRSRVRGGKQLTAQIVCSHIMYTLKEFKIPYDLYVEERYGIPVSVLLQRITDVTGGLFQFRIEDDFGLRDVKDWGRGNCLEALNALVEQYGMEVEPDNHVIYLRKQIGQDKGHQYRLKKNIVNDQFKDESSNLVTRMYATMKDGRTWIGQPASILTADERARLEAVPGAIVGGVLQSNFLVSQYAGAWASQDIPFFDGEMSDQDIEEPKDLLEAARIELAKKEVPELEVQIDTADLHKLDGSNPPAGLGDIVYVYDPEMSLKNMKARVTELSEYPFALDQHAKATVANFVRPDWNDIIADLDQAKNIVNGMLSGGRIRADIFESFARQAVIDIKNSKTEISYPLEGGILAQDKTNPLNQVRLTAAGILISSDGGKTARAAVVGGRVVAEAVIGQFGNFVSMLIGSGEDVVQINTRGISAGASVFDAAAFRLNMRGDVVANSLTANYANIAYSNFTNGAITGSSINVGNGMFTVTSGGIMSATAARFSGEVESSTVRGSVIIGSTFKTAESGRRIEQAAGGLQAYDSGGTVRIRINTSTDSSIASLGFFGSGGGFAGELNSYQNGGLTIFSNDLFLGSNNTANPIRLQGAATMVGPATFNSTVNFLGSVSGLTLAITDIVGLQSEMNRIWNALNNKSDKGHSHSVTLPNHNHGSATLAPSGGGNFPTSAA from the coding sequence ATGCAAAAACAAAAATATTTGGAGTCGTTCGACAAAAACCGCCGGCGGATCGGCATCCTCAAAGATGTGGACCCGAGCAGCGTCCAGCGGCAGCGGCGAATCAATTCGGACTATGAGCTGACATTCACGGTGCCCATGCAGTCGGCTGACTACCGGGAAAAAATCTTGATGAAAGGCCACGTGCGGGACGAGCGCGGCCAGTATTACGTGATCAATGGGCGGAGCCGGGTTCGCGGCGGCAAGCAGCTAACGGCACAAATCGTGTGCTCGCACATCATGTACACGCTGAAAGAATTCAAAATCCCGTATGATCTGTATGTCGAGGAGCGGTACGGCATCCCGGTCAGCGTGCTGCTGCAGCGGATCACGGACGTTACGGGCGGACTCTTCCAATTCCGGATCGAGGACGACTTTGGGCTGCGCGACGTGAAGGACTGGGGGCGGGGCAACTGCCTGGAAGCGCTCAACGCGCTGGTGGAGCAGTACGGCATGGAAGTCGAGCCGGACAATCATGTCATTTATCTGCGGAAGCAGATCGGCCAAGACAAAGGACACCAATACCGCCTGAAAAAGAACATCGTCAACGACCAGTTTAAGGACGAGTCGTCGAACCTCGTTACGCGGATGTACGCGACCATGAAGGACGGCCGGACGTGGATCGGGCAGCCGGCTTCGATCCTGACGGCGGACGAGCGGGCACGGCTCGAAGCGGTGCCGGGCGCGATCGTTGGCGGCGTGCTGCAGTCCAACTTCCTTGTTTCGCAATACGCCGGCGCTTGGGCAAGCCAGGACATCCCATTCTTCGACGGCGAAATGAGCGACCAGGACATTGAAGAGCCGAAGGATCTGCTGGAGGCAGCGCGCATAGAGCTGGCAAAGAAAGAAGTGCCAGAATTGGAAGTGCAGATCGACACGGCCGACCTGCACAAGCTGGACGGATCGAACCCGCCGGCAGGGCTGGGCGACATCGTGTACGTGTACGATCCGGAAATGAGCTTGAAAAACATGAAAGCCCGGGTCACGGAGCTGAGCGAGTATCCGTTTGCGCTGGATCAGCATGCCAAAGCGACAGTGGCCAACTTTGTCCGGCCGGACTGGAACGACATCATCGCGGATCTGGACCAGGCCAAAAACATCGTCAACGGCATGCTATCCGGCGGCCGTATCCGGGCGGACATTTTCGAATCGTTCGCCCGGCAGGCGGTGATCGACATCAAAAACAGCAAGACGGAGATCAGCTACCCGCTCGAGGGCGGTATCCTTGCGCAGGATAAGACGAATCCGCTGAATCAGGTCCGGCTTACGGCCGCGGGCATCCTGATCAGCTCCGACGGCGGCAAGACGGCGCGCGCGGCGGTCGTCGGCGGCCGCGTCGTGGCGGAGGCGGTCATTGGGCAGTTCGGTAACTTCGTCTCGATGCTGATCGGCAGCGGCGAGGACGTCGTGCAGATCAATACGCGCGGCATCTCCGCGGGAGCGTCGGTCTTCGATGCGGCAGCGTTCCGCCTGAACATGAGGGGCGATGTCGTCGCGAACAGCCTCACGGCCAACTACGCGAACATCGCCTATTCGAATTTCACGAACGGCGCCATCACTGGGTCGTCGATCAACGTCGGCAACGGCATGTTCACGGTGACGTCCGGCGGCATCATGAGCGCGACGGCAGCGCGGTTCTCCGGAGAGGTCGAGTCGTCTACGGTGCGCGGCAGCGTAATCATCGGCTCCACGTTTAAAACGGCGGAGAGCGGGCGCAGAATCGAGCAGGCAGCCGGCGGCCTACAAGCGTACGATAGCGGCGGGACGGTGCGCATACGTATCAATACGAGCACGGACAGCAGTATCGCATCGTTGGGCTTCTTCGGTTCCGGCGGCGGATTTGCCGGGGAGCTGAATTCGTACCAAAATGGCGGGCTGACGATTTTCAGCAACGACCTTTTTTTGGGATCGAACAATACGGCCAACCCGATCCGCTTGCAGGGCGCGGCAACTATGGTTGGGCCGGCGACGTTCAATAGTACAGTGAACTTTTTAGGGAGTGTGAGCGGTCTGACACTCGCAATCACAGATATTGTGGGACTCCAGAGTGAAATGAATAGAATCTGGAACGCTTTGAATAATAAGTCGGACAAAGGACATTCGCATTCTGTCACCCTTCCAAATCACAATCATGGCAGTGCAACGTTGGCGCCGTCTGGAGGAGGAAACTTCCCAACTTCCGCTGCGTAA
- a CDS encoding right-handed parallel beta-helix repeat-containing protein — MVQKPMYPAQISSPGTELGVAATISAKEITLLDASKLPDAPNVATIGSDETAEVVLYTGKTGNKLTGVTRGFQGAAKSWSIGARVARYFTAYDHDTLVDNVRDAAGTIPPFYNVSGNGVADDRAGLMGYITAKIADGAQRVFLPPAAVEYRISAPLRFDAVKDFVLYGVGYRSPIKADYNTDAVLIFSRCERVGVENLRIVGPGGPRQSGGDGIEFDLCTTFHARGVIIENTAAAGIYVGGGSEGTIERCRVRSTQADGIHITEGAFDIDVVRCRVFDSGDDGIATVSYKRHGAACFGIRIHENFVRDSRSRGITNVGSISVDISQNDIENTSSCGILVHRDGTADYDTHAPIDTTVADNKIRNAGKYIAHRGSYNGIEVGESTKTKITNNTIVGSDANGVVTQANATYVFLDGNTSEQNIEAGFKFSGSCISGGANTANNNGKQGVLMVALDRTSDMGNFMVVDNNTSNTTNSHGGVDNFFADGCDGVRIGNIVSMDNRVPYLIERAIQLHNSPNAKIACFTMNVGSRLVLTGTTANIETAPFTVDAVPTAANLIGYKIGQIVYYGGESYCWDGSAWNALANKADYVRQSGYAATTGTGAVYTATLSPQPAALVDGLSITIVPHVANTVADPTLKIGALTALPIRRQSGGTFAAGSIKAGAPLSVVKVGNYFLARSAAPTGDASPATVLNGNTFMSAAYPDGETGTVPVLTGIRNATGAAQWGDGGIAVYPERGYQKGGAGDGEIKVTQSQLIQAEPDLAARNILEGVNMFGVVGTVTPRRYFAQRYNAGAYSVNEVNFGFIPRSIIISILPPGGTWRVYQTVNSGVVNQDQAKYTQFAGFVLCKSGTYNEFNVNEGLPQALRVYANSGSTYDTMIEAFG; from the coding sequence ATGGTGCAGAAACCGATGTACCCGGCACAGATCAGCTCGCCGGGTACCGAACTGGGCGTAGCGGCTACAATTTCGGCGAAAGAAATTACGTTGTTGGATGCGAGTAAGTTGCCGGACGCGCCGAATGTGGCGACGATCGGCAGCGATGAGACGGCGGAAGTCGTTTTGTATACCGGGAAGACCGGGAATAAGCTGACGGGCGTGACACGCGGATTCCAGGGCGCAGCCAAGTCTTGGAGTATCGGCGCCCGCGTCGCGCGATATTTTACTGCATACGACCATGACACGCTGGTCGACAATGTGCGAGACGCTGCCGGCACGATCCCGCCGTTTTACAACGTAAGCGGAAACGGCGTCGCGGATGACCGGGCGGGATTGATGGGATACATCACCGCGAAGATTGCAGACGGGGCGCAGCGAGTCTTCCTTCCGCCGGCGGCGGTCGAATACCGGATTTCGGCGCCGCTGCGGTTTGATGCGGTCAAAGACTTCGTACTCTACGGAGTTGGATACCGCTCGCCGATCAAAGCGGACTACAATACGGACGCCGTCCTGATCTTTTCGCGGTGTGAGCGTGTCGGGGTCGAAAATCTCCGGATCGTGGGTCCGGGTGGACCGCGGCAATCCGGCGGCGACGGCATCGAATTCGATCTTTGCACGACATTCCACGCCCGCGGCGTCATTATCGAAAATACGGCAGCAGCCGGCATTTATGTAGGCGGCGGCAGCGAAGGCACGATCGAAAGATGCCGGGTGCGCAGCACGCAGGCCGACGGCATCCATATTACCGAAGGGGCGTTCGACATCGACGTCGTGCGGTGTCGAGTATTTGACAGCGGTGACGATGGCATCGCGACCGTTTCTTACAAAAGGCACGGCGCCGCCTGCTTCGGCATCCGAATCCACGAAAACTTTGTTCGAGATTCGCGGAGCCGCGGCATCACCAACGTCGGGTCGATCAGCGTCGACATCTCCCAGAACGACATTGAAAACACATCCAGTTGCGGTATCTTGGTTCACCGCGACGGCACGGCGGATTACGATACGCATGCGCCGATCGATACGACCGTCGCCGACAACAAGATCCGGAATGCCGGAAAATACATCGCGCACCGCGGATCGTACAACGGCATCGAAGTCGGAGAGTCGACGAAAACGAAAATTACGAACAACACGATCGTAGGGTCGGACGCCAACGGGGTCGTTACGCAGGCCAACGCCACGTACGTATTTCTGGATGGGAATACGTCGGAACAAAATATCGAAGCCGGCTTTAAGTTCAGCGGCAGCTGCATTTCAGGTGGGGCGAACACGGCCAACAACAACGGGAAGCAAGGCGTGCTGATGGTCGCGCTCGACCGGACCAGCGATATGGGGAATTTCATGGTCGTCGACAACAACACGTCGAACACGACCAATAGCCATGGGGGAGTCGATAACTTCTTCGCCGACGGCTGCGATGGGGTTCGCATCGGGAATATCGTATCGATGGATAACCGTGTTCCGTATCTGATCGAACGGGCAATCCAACTGCATAACTCGCCGAACGCCAAAATCGCGTGCTTTACAATGAATGTCGGGTCGCGATTGGTGCTGACGGGGACGACGGCAAACATTGAGACGGCTCCGTTTACGGTAGATGCCGTGCCGACGGCCGCGAATCTTATTGGATACAAAATCGGGCAAATCGTCTATTACGGCGGAGAATCTTATTGCTGGGACGGATCGGCGTGGAATGCGCTCGCGAATAAAGCGGATTACGTACGGCAATCGGGTTATGCAGCCACTACGGGCACTGGGGCGGTCTATACGGCAACGCTGAGCCCGCAGCCAGCCGCCCTGGTCGATGGTCTGTCGATTACGATTGTGCCCCATGTAGCGAATACAGTCGCAGACCCAACGCTCAAGATCGGCGCGCTGACCGCGCTGCCCATCCGGCGGCAATCCGGCGGAACTTTTGCTGCCGGATCCATCAAAGCAGGCGCTCCATTATCGGTCGTTAAGGTGGGAAACTATTTTTTAGCACGTAGCGCCGCGCCGACCGGAGATGCGTCACCGGCGACGGTGCTCAACGGTAACACGTTTATGAGTGCGGCTTACCCGGACGGTGAGACGGGGACCGTGCCCGTTTTGACGGGCATTCGAAACGCTACGGGGGCGGCTCAATGGGGTGATGGCGGGATCGCTGTCTACCCGGAACGCGGCTACCAGAAAGGCGGAGCGGGCGACGGGGAGATTAAGGTCACACAGTCGCAGCTGATTCAGGCCGAACCGGATCTGGCTGCTAGAAATATTTTGGAAGGCGTAAATATGTTTGGCGTTGTAGGAACCGTAACGCCAAGACGATATTTCGCTCAACGATATAATGCGGGGGCTTATTCCGTGAACGAAGTAAATTTTGGTTTTATACCTCGATCTATTATTATTTCAATACTTCCTCCAGGAGGGACCTGGCGGGTTTACCAAACAGTAAACTCGGGCGTTGTTAACCAAGATCAAGCCAAGTATACGCAGTTCGCCGGTTTTGTTCTCTGTAAGTCCGGCACGTACAACGAGTTCAACGTGAACGAGGGTTTGCCGCAGGCTCTTCGAGTTTACGCGAATAGCGGATCGACCTACGACACAATGATCGAAGCTTTCGGATAA